ACGGCACGGCCGACCCGGCCCGTCTCACACGCTTTCAGCACTCGGGCCTGTCGCATACGCCAACGGCGGCGCGATCGCCCGTACGTCCACCTGCTCCGCCACCCACAGCCCGATGAACAGCGCGGCGGTCGCCTCCAACAGTCCGGCACGTTCCAGTCCGCCTGCGACCACCGGCTCGCAGCCCACATCCCTCACCAGCTCGTGGACCTTGGTCAGCGCGGCCTCGTCGTCCCCGCAGACCGGAACCGCGAGGGGCTGACCGTCGAAGACCGGCGGGGCCATCCGCCACACGTCCTCGTGACAGAGGTTGAACGCCTTGACCACCCGCGCACCCGGTGCCGCCGCGGCAAGTCGGCCCGCCGCCGAGGGACCGCCGTCCGTCAACAGCCGGAAGCCGGGCCCGACCGGATTGGCACAGTCGAGCAGGACCTTCCCGCTCAGCTCCGCGTGCAGTTCCTTGACGACGTCCGCCCCCGCGCCATACGGCAGCGCGGCCAGCACCACCTCACCGAAACGCGCCGCCGCGTGCAGACTCCCATGGCCCGCACCACCCCCGATCTGTGCCGCGAGTCGTTGCGCCTTCCGCTCGTCCCGGCCTCCGACGAACACCTCATGCCCGGCCCGCACCCAGTGCGTGGCGAGCGCATCCGCCATGTTCCCCGTCCCCAGCACACCGATCTTCATCGCCCCACCCTCTCCGCGTCTGCTTCAACCGCTTTCGGAAAGACATTAGGAAACCCGTCAGGCACCATTCGGTACGTGACGACTGACACCTACCTCGCCGATTGCCGAGCCCGCCTCGCCTTCGATCTCCTCTCGAACACCTGGAACGCCGTACTGCTCTGGGGCCTGCGGGACGGCCCCAGGCGTCCGGGCGAACTCCGCGAGCGCATCGGCGGCATCAGTCCCAAGGTCTTGACCGAGACGCTGAGGCGACTGGAGTTCAACGGTCTGGTGGAACGGCACGCCTTCGCCGAGGCTCCGCCCCGTGTCGAGTACGAACTCACCGCGCTGGGACGTACATTGCTCGGCCCGATCGACGCATTCGGCGCCTGGGCCTTCGAGCACGGCGATGAGGTCATGGCTGCCCAAGAGCGAAACAGCAGATGAGTTCCAGGCGCATCCCGGTGCCGGGTACGGCGCTCTCTCGTCTTGCACGTCACTCCAGCCGCGTACCCATACGCTTGGCCGCCCTCTCGGTGTCTTTCGTGTGCCACCACTCGAAGAGGTGGGTCCGGACGAGCAGAGCGAGGTAATCCACCGTCTCTTCGGCAAGGTCACCGCTGACGAGACTGGCCTCTTGCCCCTTGTAGTTCAGAGACACACGCCAGACCTCGTCTGCGACCCGGACGTCGATCTCGATGAGCAGGACAGGAAATACGTCGCTTACCCGGAAAATCTGCACCTCAATGGGAACTCCCGGCCCTTCCCGCTGGACCCCTAGGAGTTTTCCTCCCAGTTTTTCCTGTACCTGTTGCGCAGTGGCCATGACCCTCCTTTCAACATGCTGCCGCTAAGACTCGCGCGGGTCACCGTTCGGGGACACCGTCATGTTGACTCATCGCAGTGACGAGAGTGGAGGAGATGCGGGCCAGGGCCTCGCGATGGTCGAACCGGCCTCGTGGCGGGCCGGAACAGGGCCTCGGGCCCGTTGTCAGTGGCTGCCCCTACTGTTCTGGGCATGGGAATGGTGACGTTCGTCGACGAGACGACATCGGGGGAGCGCCGGGGCGCCGGTGGGTTCGAGGTCGAGGAAGAGCGGCTTGCGCTGCGTGAGTTGATCAGGCGGCGGGTGTTCCGTGAGGCGGGGGCGGAGGCGAATGGTGAGGGGCAGTTCGAGCGCGTCGTCGAGGCGTTCGGGCGTAATGGCCTTCTCGTGCTCGTGGGCGACCGTCAGGTGACGGACCTGGACGAGGACGTCGTCCTCGCCTCCGGCACGGAGGTCACGTTCCTCAAGCTCGTCCCGCTGGTGGGTGGCTGATGACCGGGCCGACAGCGGACCTGACGTCCGCCACAGGAGACAACGCCGCGGCCGACCGGACGGCGACCGGGAGCCGTGCGCGGCACGTCACGGCCGTCGCGCGCCTCGCCGCCGCGGGTGACATGACGGAGCTCGCCGACGAGCTGCTCAGGGCTGCCGTTTCCAACGGCAACCGCTGGGACGGTGACGGCGACGAGATCTTCGTAACCCTGCGCGGCCTGCCCGCGGCCGACCGGACCCGGCTCGCGCACGCTCTGATGGAGGCGGCCGACCCGCCCACCGGACATCAGCCGATCACGAGCCTGCTCATACTTCTGGAGGTCATCGCCCACGACCTGCCGGGCGACCTGCTCTCCGCCGCACGGGTCGGACGCCTGGAGAAGCACGGCACGGTGCACTGCGTCTGGGCGGGGCGTGAAGCGATGGCGCTGGTCGACGCGGAACTGGCGGCGGGGCACCCTATTCCGGCGACGGCCGTCGCCGCTCTGCGCCGCACGGCCCGCCTCGACCAGTACGGCCAACCTGACCTCGCGGCCTTCCTGAAGAAGCTGCCCGACCCCGTGGTCAACCCGGGTGAGGCCTGGGCCGACCAAGCCCTCGCGGACCTCGCGAAGCGGGACGCCCCCTGGCACCAACTCGTGCGGCACACCGTGTCCGCCACGTCGGCCAAGCCCACCGCCCAATGGGACAAGACCGCCCGCGCGCTGCTCGGCCCGTTGGAAGTCGAGGAGGTCCGCGACACGCTCTTGGCCTGGCTCGCGCTGGTGGGTCGCCCCCGCACCCTGCCGTTCAACGGGTCGGTGTACGCCGTCGCGCCGAACGAGGAGTACGACCCGTACAACGCGGATGTGCTGCGCGGCTTGACCTGGCTGCTCGCCCTGCTGCCCGCGCACCCGGCGGCGGCCCGCGTGCTCGGCACGCTCGTCGAGGTGTCGCTGCGCAAGATCCCGGGCGTCGGTCCCCGCAACCCCAAGGTGGCCAACGCGGCCGTCGCCGCCCTGGTCCGCTCCGAAGGCGACGCGGCCCTGGCCGAACTGGCCCGACTTGCCTCCCGCGTCACGTACAAGACCACGCTCAAGATGATCAATACGGGCCTGGAGAAGCGCGCCGAGGCGCTCGGGTTGACCCGCGAGGAGGTCACCGAGCTCGCCGTGCCCTCGTACGGCCTGACGGAGGTCGGCCGCGCGGTCCACCGCATCGGCGACTGCGAGGCGGAGCTGACGGTCGACGGGCCGAGAGCCACGCTGCGGTGGCGCAACGCGGCAGGCAAGCAGGTCAAGGCGGCCCCCGCCGTCGTCCGACGCGACCACTCCGACGAACTGAAGGAACTCAAGGCCGCCGTCAGGGACATCGACAAGATGCTCTCGGCGCAGGTGGAGCGGCTCGACCGGCAGTTCCTCGCCCGCCGCGAGTGGCGGTACGGCACGTGGCGCGAACGCTACGGTGACCATCCGCTGCTCGGCACCCTCACCCGCCGCCTGCTGTGGACCGTCGACGACACACCGTGCGGGTACGTGGACGGCGAGCTGCGCACCCTCACGGACGAACCGGTGCGGGCGGCGCCCGGGGCGGTGGTCCGGCTCTGGCACCCCGTGGGCCGGGAACCCGCCGAGATCGTCGCCTGGCGCGAGCGGCTGGAGCGGCACGGCATCACCCAGCCCTTCAAACAGGCGCACCGCGAGGTGTACGTGCTGACCGACGCCGAACGGACCACCCGCACGTACTCGAACCGGTTCGCCGCCCATTTCCTGCGCCAGCACCAGTTCAACTCCCTGGCCGCGGTGAGGGGCTGGCGCAACCAGTTGCGGCTGAGCGTGGACGACGAGTACCCGCCGGCCGTCAAGGAGCTGCCCGAGTGGGGGCTGCGCGCGGAGTACTGGATCGAGGGCGATGGCGGCGAGCGCTGGGACGAGGACCTCACCGAAGCGGGCAGCTACCTCCGCGTCCGCACCGACCAGGTCCGCTTCTACCCCATCGACGCCCCGCAGAACACGGCTCACGCGGGCGGCGGCGAGTACCGCATGAGGCTGCGCGACGGCCGCGCACCGGTCGAGCCGGTCCCGTTGGAGGAGATACCCGACCTGGTCCTGAGCGAAGTGCTGCGCGACGTCGACCTGTTCGTGGGCGTGGCCAGCGTCGGCGCCGACCCCACCTGGCAGGACGGTGGCCCCGGTGGCCGCTTCCGCGAGTACTGGACGTCGTACGGCTTCGGCGACCTCGGCCCGAGCGCCGTGACCCGGCGGGACCTGATCGCCCGGCTGCTGCCACGCCTCACGATCGGCGACCGGTGCTCGGTCGAGGGCCGTTTCCTGCACGTACGGGGCGACCTGCACACGTACAAGATCCATCTGGGCTCGGGGAACATCCTGCGCTCGCCGTCGGACCAGTACGTCTGTATCGTCCCGGCCTCTGCGTCCGGCGCCGGAGCCACGGCAGGCGAGGACTCGGGGGGCGGGTCCCTAGGGGGTGGCTATCTGCCCTTCGAAGGTGACCGCACGTTGTCGGTCATCCTCAGCAAAGCGATGCTGCTCGCCGCCGACGCGGAGATCACCGACCCCAGGATCCGCAGCCAGCTGTGAGCTCGTTATGAAGGGGTTGCGGGTTTGCGAGCCTCGGGGCGCCCTCGTCGCCAGGCTGGGTGTTCACACGCATGGTCGGGTCAGCCTCGTTTCTCGTCGGTGATGGGGTTGGGTCCGCGCAGGTTTCCGGAGAGGAGCCACCAGAGCATGCCGTAGCCGACCACGATGCCTGCGATGCACCGGGTGGCTCCCCACGCGTCCATCGTTGTCGTGAGGCCTGCCGCCACCAGTTGGCTCGCGCCGAGGGACAGGCCGCACACGAAGCGGTGCCCAGGCACCGAGCAACAGCTGGCGGGTGTGCTCGCCGCCCTCCGGGCCGGTCTCGGTGCCGCAGCCGTCCTGCCCACGCACCTCGAACCTCGAACCAGCCATGGCCTGCCTTCGACGAGGACGTCCGCCGCCGGGACGCACCGGCTCCGTGGTGAGGGTTACCAGCGTCAGCATTCGGCCAAATGGCTCTCACCCGCATGCTCTTGCGCCGCAAGGCCCGGTGCACTGCACACCTTCGGAGAACCCCTCAAACGCGGGGTTCACGACCCGTCCGAAAGACAGGCGTTCGAAATGGGAGCGGCGTCGTTGGACACAGCGTCACCGCCATCACGCCTACGAGGGAGATCGCTTTGACGTCAGACGAACCGGGCAATGACGAGGTCGGAAACCCCCCGAAGGCCGTGGCCTCGGACACCGTCTCGGACACCATCTCGGACGCGGAGCAGGAGCTGTACGGCGGTCGTCTGCGCTACGACCAGTCCTACGTCCGGCACGAACGCCCCCTGACCCGGCTGAAGTTCGGGCACATGGCCGCCGCGCTCCCCCGCATGGTGGGCATGGTGCTGCGCACCGGGTGGCAGACGGACCCGCGGGCGCTGGCCGGAGTCGTGACGGCGCAGCTCGGGCAGGGCGTCACGGCCGGCTGGGGGCTGGTCGCGGTCAACAGCGTCCTCACGCAGCTGTTCGCGGATGGTCCCACCGCGGACAAGCTGCGCGACGCTGTGCCGTCGCTGGTGGTGCTCGCGGTCGCGGCGGTGGCCACCGCGGTTCTGGCGGCCTGGTCGACGGCCATGTCCGGCCGTCTTGAGCCGCAGGTGGAGCGGGCGGTCTCCGCCCGGTACTACACGGCCGTCACCGGTGTGGAGGCGGAGGCGGCCGAACGGCCCGCGGTCCAGCGGATGTTGGAGGCGGGCAGGTTCGGCGTCGATTCGGCCCGCAGCATGCTGCGGCTGTCGGTCGGCGTGGGCAGTGTGGTGATCGGCATGGTCGCGGCCGCGGTCGTGCTGGCGGCGCTGCACTGGGCGCTGCTGCCGATGCTGCTGGCGATCGCCCTGCCCAAAGGATGGGGGGCGGTACGTTCCGCGCGCCGTGACTACCTCTCGCGGATGAACTGGATCGATCACCGCAGGGCGATCGCGTCGCTGCTCGCCTACCTGACCCGCCCGCATGCCGCCGGGGAGATCCGCGTGCACGCCGCCGGTACGAAGCTGCTGTCCAGCTACGAGGAGATGTCGCGACAGACGGAGGCGGAGCAGCGGCGTCTGGCCCGGGCGCAGGCGTCCACTGACCTGGTCGCGGGGGCGTTCGCCGGTGTGGCGTCGCTGGCTTGTTACGGGGTGCTGTGGTGGCTGCTGGCGACCGGTGGTCTGCCGCTCGCCGTCGGGGGGACCGCGGTGATCGCCATCCGCACCTCGACAGCGCGGCTCACGTCGCTGGTGCAGCAGGTCAACCGTCTGTATGAGGAGTTGCTGTTCCTCACTGACACGGAGGACGCCATCAAGGTGGCAGGCGAGAATGCCATCCCGTCCTCCGGTACGCCGCTGCCCTCGCCCCTCTCGGAGGTACGGACGGAGGCGGTGTCGTTCACCTACCCGGGAGCCGAAGGACCTGCCCTGTCGGGTGTGAACGTGCGGGTCCCCCGGGGGAAGGTGACCGCGCTGGTCGGTGCGAACGGCTCGGGGAAGACGACCTTGACGAAGGTACTGGCCGGTCTGCTGCTGCCCTCGGAAGGGAACGTGTGGTGGGCGGATGGGTCGGGCGAGCGGGTCGGGCTGCGGGAGGCGGACCGTGCTCAGGTCTTCGGCGCCGTCGGGCTTCTGACACAGGACTTCCCGCGCTGGGAGATGACGGCGGCCGCGAACGTGGCCATCGGTGCCGGGGACCGTGCCCGGGACATGGACGACGTCCGTGCGGCCGCTCAGGAGGCGGGCGTACTCGACCTGATCGAGGGCCTGCCGCACGGCTGGGACTCGATCGTGTTCAAGGGCTACGAACGCGGCGTCCAGCTCTCCGGCGGGCAGTGGCAGAAGCTCGGTACCGCGCGAACCCGG
The sequence above is a segment of the Streptomyces sp. Je 1-369 genome. Coding sequences within it:
- a CDS encoding winged helix-turn-helix transcriptional regulator → MTTDTYLADCRARLAFDLLSNTWNAVLLWGLRDGPRRPGELRERIGGISPKVLTETLRRLEFNGLVERHAFAEAPPRVEYELTALGRTLLGPIDAFGAWAFEHGDEVMAAQERNSR
- a CDS encoding ATP-binding cassette domain-containing protein; protein product: MLLRRKARCTAHLRRTPQTRGSRPVRKTGVRNGSGVVGHSVTAITPTREIALTSDEPGNDEVGNPPKAVASDTVSDTISDAEQELYGGRLRYDQSYVRHERPLTRLKFGHMAAALPRMVGMVLRTGWQTDPRALAGVVTAQLGQGVTAGWGLVAVNSVLTQLFADGPTADKLRDAVPSLVVLAVAAVATAVLAAWSTAMSGRLEPQVERAVSARYYTAVTGVEAEAAERPAVQRMLEAGRFGVDSARSMLRLSVGVGSVVIGMVAAAVVLAALHWALLPMLLAIALPKGWGAVRSARRDYLSRMNWIDHRRAIASLLAYLTRPHAAGEIRVHAAGTKLLSSYEEMSRQTEAEQRRLARAQASTDLVAGAFAGVASLACYGVLWWLLATGGLPLAVGGTAVIAIRTSTARLTSLVQQVNRLYEELLFLTDTEDAIKVAGENAIPSSGTPLPSPLSEVRTEAVSFTYPGAEGPALSGVNVRVPRGKVTALVGANGSGKTTLTKVLAGLLLPSEGNVWWADGSGERVGLREADRAQVFGAVGLLTQDFPRWEMTAAANVAIGAGDRARDMDDVRAAAQEAGVLDLIEGLPHGWDSIVFKGYERGVQLSGGQWQKLGTARTRYRRAPFLLVDEPTSALDPHAEIASFQGLWSLAEQGHAVVLVTHRLAATMKADHIYVLDQGRVVEDGTHEDLMSHEGGLYRGMFTAQAAQYGLAPASATTIPGARGIQPSDRKTDVGSDALPGAGA
- a CDS encoding NADPH-dependent F420 reductase — its product is MKIGVLGTGNMADALATHWVRAGHEVFVGGRDERKAQRLAAQIGGGAGHGSLHAAARFGEVVLAALPYGAGADVVKELHAELSGKVLLDCANPVGPGFRLLTDGGPSAAGRLAAAAPGARVVKAFNLCHEDVWRMAPPVFDGQPLAVPVCGDDEAALTKVHELVRDVGCEPVVAGGLERAGLLEATAALFIGLWVAEQVDVRAIAPPLAYATGPSAESV
- a CDS encoding DUF4132 domain-containing protein, encoding MTGPTADLTSATGDNAAADRTATGSRARHVTAVARLAAAGDMTELADELLRAAVSNGNRWDGDGDEIFVTLRGLPAADRTRLAHALMEAADPPTGHQPITSLLILLEVIAHDLPGDLLSAARVGRLEKHGTVHCVWAGREAMALVDAELAAGHPIPATAVAALRRTARLDQYGQPDLAAFLKKLPDPVVNPGEAWADQALADLAKRDAPWHQLVRHTVSATSAKPTAQWDKTARALLGPLEVEEVRDTLLAWLALVGRPRTLPFNGSVYAVAPNEEYDPYNADVLRGLTWLLALLPAHPAAARVLGTLVEVSLRKIPGVGPRNPKVANAAVAALVRSEGDAALAELARLASRVTYKTTLKMINTGLEKRAEALGLTREEVTELAVPSYGLTEVGRAVHRIGDCEAELTVDGPRATLRWRNAAGKQVKAAPAVVRRDHSDELKELKAAVRDIDKMLSAQVERLDRQFLARREWRYGTWRERYGDHPLLGTLTRRLLWTVDDTPCGYVDGELRTLTDEPVRAAPGAVVRLWHPVGREPAEIVAWRERLERHGITQPFKQAHREVYVLTDAERTTRTYSNRFAAHFLRQHQFNSLAAVRGWRNQLRLSVDDEYPPAVKELPEWGLRAEYWIEGDGGERWDEDLTEAGSYLRVRTDQVRFYPIDAPQNTAHAGGGEYRMRLRDGRAPVEPVPLEEIPDLVLSEVLRDVDLFVGVASVGADPTWQDGGPGGRFREYWTSYGFGDLGPSAVTRRDLIARLLPRLTIGDRCSVEGRFLHVRGDLHTYKIHLGSGNILRSPSDQYVCIVPASASGAGATAGEDSGGGSLGGGYLPFEGDRTLSVILSKAMLLAADAEITDPRIRSQL